A single Brassica rapa cultivar Chiifu-401-42 chromosome A04, CAAS_Brap_v3.01, whole genome shotgun sequence DNA region contains:
- the LOC103865437 gene encoding protein HAIKU1 — protein sequence MDRPRQTDHLGVNKTGKNIRKSPIHQPNFSANANATARPQAQPQVYSVSKNDFRSVVQQLTGSPSRESLPRPPPQNNNSPRPQNTRLQRVRPAPLTEINRPALPLPTMPLQQRPHSFVQPPFPQGTQQQQPVVGHGDQSWSNTAESPISGYMRYLQSSLGDPGPSGNHMQPGHEQRPYIPAQPQPPPQTQPQPLQPSQYQPPPGLVPSPVPRNLPFPQFNGPVPGTPTLPSPRFSQMYGGFPSPRYDGGFPSPWYNSFGPLPSPTGYPNMFSPRSPYPLLSPGVQYPQPLNPNFSFSQLAQPGSHGPGAGAGPSQPPPSPGLMFPPSPSGFFPIPSPRWGGY from the coding sequence ATGGATAGGCCTCGACAAACTGATCATTTGGGTGTGAATAAGACTGGTAAGAACATCAGAAAGAGTCCCATCCACCAACCCAACTTCTCTGCAAATGCTAATGCCACTGCAAGGCCTCAAGCGCAGCCTCAGGTTTATAGCGTTAGCAAGAACGACTTCAGAAGCGTTGTTCAGCAGCTTACTGGCTCTCCTTCCCGTGAAAGCCTTCCTCGCCCTCCTCCTCAGAACAATAACTCACCGAGGCCTCAGAATACTAGGCTGCAGAGGGTTAGACCGGCACCTTTAACGGAGATCAACCGTCCTGCTCTTCCTCTCCCTACCATGCCTTTGCAACAGCGTCCTCACAGCTTCGTCCAACCGCCTTTCCCACAAGgcacacaacaacaacaaccagtGGTGGGTCATGGGGACCAGTCTTGGTCGAATACTGCTGAGTCTCCCATCTCAGGGTATATGCGTTATCTTCAAAGTTCACTTGGAGATCCAGGTCCCAGTGGTAACCATATGCAGCCAGGTCATGAACAAAGACCATATATACCAGCTCAGCCTCAGCCTCCGCCTCAAACTCAGCCACAGCCACTACAGCCTAGTCAATATCAACCACCACCGGGGTTAGTTCCTAGCCCGGTGCCGCGGAATCTTCCTTTCCCACAGTTCAATGGTCCTGTACCTGGCACACCCACTCTTCCCTCTCCAAGGTTCAGTCAGATGTATGGTGGCTTTCCTTCTCCTCGGTACGACGGTGGTTTTCCTTCTCCTTGGTATAACAGTTTTGGACCATTACCCTCTCCTACGGGTTACCCCAACATGTTCTCTCCTAGATCACCTTACCCACTGCTATCACCAGGAGTTCAGTATCCACAACCACTTAACCCGAACTTCTCGTTTTCACAGCTAGCTCAACCAGGAAGTCACGGACCCGGTGCAGGTGCAGGTCCTTCTCAGCCACCGCCATCTCCAGGGCTCATGTTCCCGCCGTCTCCATCAGGGTTCTTCCCAATCCCAAGTCCAAGATGGGGTGGTTACTAg
- the LOC103865438 gene encoding multiple organellar RNA editing factor 6, mitochondrial codes for MAKLLSRSTASRVATRFFSTSRPAAPSHSNLISRRSSPALFQAMGFIPDSTRLTTIRTRMDRSGGSYSPLKSASNFSDRAPTEMAPLFPGCDYEHWLIVMEKPGGENASRQQMIDCYVQTLAKIVGSEEEAKRKIYNVSCERYFGFGCEIDEETSNKLEGIPGVLFVLPDSYVDPEYKDYGAELFVNGEVVPRPPERQRKIMELTTQRSSDKPRYNDKTRNVRRRDNMR; via the exons ATGGCGAAGCTCCTCTCCCGCTCCACCGCCTCGCGCGTCGCAACCCGTTTCTTCTCCACCTCCAGACCCGCCGCTCCTTCTCACTCTAACCTCATCTCCCGTCGATCTTCACCGGCGCTGTTCCAAGCCATGGGATTCATCCCTGATTCGACCCGTTTGACGACGATCCGGACCCGGATGGATAGGTCTGGTGGATCGTATTCCCCGCTCAAATCCGCATCCAATTTTAGCGACAGAGCACCTACGGAGATGGCGCCGCTGTTTCCTGGCTGCGACTACGAGCATTGGCTCATCGTCATGGAGAAGCCCGGCGGCGAAAACGCGAGTAGACAGCAGATGATCGATTGTTATGTTCAGACTCTTGCCAAAATTGTCGGAAG TGAGGAAGAAGCTAAGAGGAAGATCTATAATGTCTCGTGCGAGAGGTATTTTGGGTTTGGTTGTGAGATTGATGAGGAGACATCAAACAAACTCGAAG GGATTCCTGGAGTTCTCTTCGTGCTTCCGGATTCTTACGTTGATCCAGAGTACAAAGACTACGGAG CTGAGTTGTTTGTGAATGGAGAAGTGGTTCCGCGTCCACCAGAGAGACAGAGGAAGATAATGGAGTTAACGACTCAAAGAAGCTCGGATAAACCGAGGTACAATGACAAAACCAGAAACGTTCGACGGAGAGATAACATGCGTTAA